The Arachis ipaensis cultivar K30076 chromosome B10, Araip1.1, whole genome shotgun sequence DNA window TAGCTAGGATAATATTCTCCATACATATCCATTTGATAAttactacaaaaaaaaatattcattcgcaccataacttaaaatatttatatacaaCACTAACAAGATATGATTTCATTTTCATGAACGATGCTCCTCCTTAGAAATGGAAACATGGAACACAAAATTAGTGGGGTCAGTGAGTTCAAAATAACAAATATCTCCAACAACTAATTTGCATTCTCTTGCGAACTGAATCCAACCTTTACAAAACGAACCAGAATTCAACACTTTCACAATCCACGATTCTTTTCCAACTTTAAATGTCACATCTTTCCCAACACATCTTTCATTCCTGCAAATAAAGCTCCTTGGTATTctctacaaaaataaaaatgtattTAATTATATAGCATACAATAACCACAAAAatatagtaatatatatatattaatatataatatacaaTATTCTGGTAATTAATTCGTACCACGCGTGTTGGTGTCTTCAATTTAGATTCTGTTATCAGAAGCTCGAATTGATTATTCGTCTGCCTATTGGGACTTTCGGACTCTGTTTAGatatagaaaaataagaaaaaaaaaagcttagATTTtgtaaccaaaaataaaataaaatacaacaacaacaaccaaaataaaataaaataaattgcataataatatattttaaaaaaataacaaaaataggaaaattttaaatataattagtAAAGAGATATTATATTTAGCTACTCTNNNNNNNattttattaattaataatgataaaaaataaataaataaattaattaattaattaattatttaaaagttAGAACCTTGGAATTGATGAGGATAAGATGATGATGATTCTTGTCTGACTCGGATGATGTAAATTTTGAAGGAATGGGGTTCAACTTTCGTCATCATTTCGAATACACAAACATCACCAACTTCTAACCCATTTTCTTCTCTAAATTTGTGCCATTCACCATAGATACTTGTTCTGTTCTGAGAATCATTGTAACTGTATTTGATGCTCCATTTCATGTCTTCATTATCACTAACCCAAATTGTGCCACTTCCTTTTAATCTATATAAATATTGTTCCGAAAATGAACTTGGTATTTGCTGCATGATGCAAATTAAATCATTCAtggttattaaaattaaaaataaaataaaattaatccacaactgtaaataaatttaattatttttatattttggatttGGTTATTctatttagttaaaaaaataaatagaacatGGACTGAAGTagtatataatttttaatataaacatAACATTTTAGTATTCTATTTCAACAATATATAAAGAAAATGCATGACTTGACCCCAATTAATaactttcttttgttattttaaaaattgattaataataacaaataataaaacTACACTCTGTACATcaattaaaaatataacaatattaaactgaaaataTAAAAGCACAAAAAATAAAACATGTATTTTTGTGAGTGTGAACtgtgaaaaaacttatttttattaatagaaaataaactctagaaaatatagaatcaagttAATGAAtgtgaatgttttttttttttttaattaccaGGATCCCGTAATCAACATATGAACGCCTCAAATCACGAACAAAAGAAGGATTTTTCAGCTTTGAAGAGATGGCTTCAGCCCTCTCCAGTGCCTTCCTCCGGTGATCACCACATTTCATATTTCTCCTCACTTTTTTGAGCATGCTTTTACTTGTTCCTGTAAattcaaataattatttaaactattttatTTTCAGCATTTATAAGGTATTCCCTTCAATCCTAAcgagttatatatatataggctaGTTATATTGATTTATTTAGTTAACATAACCAATTATATATTATGAAGCAGATAAATATAAAACTTTATCATGATACATAAAAAAATACTTTTGATAGATATTCTTCACTATAAGGTATATTGATTCTATTATGACTTTTGAATTTCTTCAGCTTTGTTTCGAAATATGAGCtgaataatgaaataaaaaatataaaataaaaagagttgaAGTTAGATTTTAATTCAATTACCTTCTGTTTTGGttctctttttcatcaagagTGGTTTAGAGTGcctttcttcatcatcatcatcatcaattacAATATAGTCATGATTTTCATGAACTTCTTTGAGCATGCTTTTACAAGTTCCTATAAATTCAATAAtcaaactattttatttttcacatTTATAAGATAATAGaatctaattttaattaatgcattctcaaaaaaaaaaaagtaatttctTTTTACATTAATAATATGAATGGTTATATGaaaaaacaaatataatttttatactGTAGTGCTACTGTAGTGCATGCATTAAAATTGAactttatgtatatataatttaTGTATGAAAAAGATTCATGTAACTCTGTTTACCTTCTTTGCTTCTGTTGTTGAATTGTTCTGGCTCTTCAGCAATAATCTCAAtagagtcatcatcatcatcatcatcatcatcattgaatTGTTCTGGCTCTTCAGCAATAATCTCAATAGAGTCATCATCATCGTGATTTTCATTTGCACCTTGATGGTGATCATCATTATAGAAATTTCTCACATTTGAGTAATCAATTTCTAAAGTATTCGGATGAAACACTATGAGTTCAAATTTCGATTTTCCATTATATTTAAAAGTCACAAAATATTCATGTTTTAATCCTAACAATTCCACAACTCTTCTCCACCCTTCATTTAACCAAACACTATTATTTTTCTTCATGATCCATTTTATTTCTATTCTATGTCCAGTTGGTAGCTCCAATAATATAGGATTT harbors:
- the LOC107621190 gene encoding B3 domain-containing transcription factor VRN1-like, which encodes MAFYNNMFFKVLIDPNQLRKNQPKWKKPSSLHELEIPPSFVEKNWKGLSNPILLELPTGHRIEIKWIMKKNNSVWLNEGWRRVVELLGLKHEYFVTFKYNGKSKFELIVFHPNTLEIDYSNVRNFYNDDHHQGANENHDDDDSIEIIAEEPEQFNDDDDDDDDDSIEIIAEEPEQFNNRSKEGTCKSMLKEVHENHDYIVIDDDDDEERHSKPLLMKKRTKTEGTSKSMLKKVRRNMKCGDHRRKALERAEAISSKLKNPSFVRDLRRSYVDYGILQIPSSFSEQYLYRLKGSGTIWVSDNEDMKWSIKYSYNDSQNRTSIYGEWHKFREENGLEVGDVCVFEMMTKVEPHSFKIYIIRVRQESSSSYPHQFQESESPNRQTNNQFELLITESKLKTPTRVRIPRSFICRNERCVGKDVTFKVGKESWIVKVLNSGSFCKGWIQFARECKLVVGDICYFELTDPTNFVFHVSISKEEHRS